Proteins encoded within one genomic window of Dyadobacter chenhuakuii:
- a CDS encoding response regulator: MQQENTGWVNHTREVMAISTNVRNKLLTAESNVRGYALTNNVQFENNYRQAADNVWQQLDAMRKLVRDNRIQISRLDSLMPIMQVRLDLMDQQYELLKAGNVKPDTIKAIVLKGKVLSSQIDFVFKRIENQEEGLLAEREQLAADSSSEATQYIVFGTLVFLCVVFLLYYFIRRTYNAQIASENETINANKQLEKLSIEDQEKNWILNNAVKLAEAIRGEPTHRELARKFLNKLVEVTGSPVGTMYLVNRSGDLLQLASTYGIENAASVPDEIKFGQGMLGQMASDQVGLRKVEVPAAYFKIASTTGSTNPAMVYIKTVSFEGAVTAVIEVGYLNDPGDKVSKLLEMVSDNVAVAIVAAHARETTNELLEKTQLQAEELESQQEELRVTNEELMRQTQLLQVSEEELRVQQEELKQINTELEEKAFMLEEQKSTIEEARDQIQIKADELEKSGRFKSEFLANMSHELRTPLNSILILSRILGENKGARLNEEEQRYASVIFNSGNDLLTLINDILDLAKVESGKIELMHEHVSTELLLSEVRNTFQKIAENKGLELKIEKSESCPDTLFLDQVRLLQIIRNLVSNAVKFTSAPGTVSLNIRQEASHLFFEVSDTGIGIAPEKQQSIFEAFQQADGSTSRKYGGTGLGLSISRELANLFKGSISLRSEAGVGSTFTLKIPVQDQEPTSEAAVMPLEMVEIQKPVAKVPEHENGKEYRLLLVEDDEIFAADMSSKARDSGFEVVVADTGRKAMELVQSFRPTAIILDMHLPDMSGDEVLKELKADPKTSLIPVHTVSSGSYLDMDMVKEGAIGFMQKPVDEKSAEHIFTLLKLESGKTEKQKILLVEDDQYQSKYLGDFLTANNIFVLYAFSAAEALEILNTKTVDGIILDIRLSDMNGLDLLDEIKKHSVWSAVPVVINTAEDLDQADLTRVMKYAHPVVMKTKKSNERLLDEVKLFLKNIQPKTFKGPEKRDAFSNPVVHSENVFVGKKILVADDDMRNIFALSAVLEESGFKIEIATNGREAIEKLEDTPEIDLVLMDVMMPEMDGIEATRKIREVPRWANLPIIAVTAKAMQGDREQCLAAGANDYISKPVDVDKLLSLIKVWLHSA; the protein is encoded by the coding sequence ATGCAGCAGGAAAATACCGGCTGGGTGAACCATACCCGGGAAGTAATGGCCATTTCAACGAATGTCCGTAACAAGCTGCTTACTGCGGAATCCAATGTCCGGGGATATGCGCTCACCAATAATGTACAGTTCGAAAACAATTACCGCCAGGCCGCTGACAATGTATGGCAGCAATTGGATGCCATGCGGAAGTTGGTAAGGGATAATAGAATACAAATAAGCCGGTTGGACTCACTCATGCCGATCATGCAAGTGCGGCTGGACCTGATGGATCAGCAATATGAGCTGCTCAAAGCCGGAAATGTCAAGCCCGACACCATTAAAGCGATCGTCTTAAAAGGAAAAGTCCTTTCTTCACAGATCGATTTTGTTTTTAAACGCATTGAAAACCAGGAAGAAGGCTTGCTTGCAGAGCGTGAGCAACTTGCTGCCGACAGCTCATCCGAGGCGACACAATACATTGTTTTTGGAACGCTCGTGTTCCTTTGCGTCGTTTTCCTGCTATACTATTTTATCAGAAGAACCTATAATGCACAGATCGCTTCCGAAAATGAGACGATTAATGCTAATAAGCAGCTCGAAAAGTTGTCGATTGAGGATCAGGAAAAAAATTGGATATTAAACAATGCAGTTAAACTTGCAGAGGCCATTCGCGGAGAGCCCACACATCGCGAACTGGCGCGCAAATTTTTAAATAAGCTTGTAGAGGTCACCGGCTCGCCGGTAGGGACCATGTATCTGGTCAACCGCTCGGGAGATCTTTTACAGCTCGCCAGCACTTATGGAATTGAAAACGCTGCGTCAGTTCCGGATGAAATCAAATTTGGTCAGGGTATGCTGGGGCAAATGGCATCTGACCAGGTAGGACTAAGGAAAGTGGAAGTCCCCGCCGCATATTTTAAAATTGCGAGCACGACGGGAAGTACCAACCCTGCCATGGTATATATCAAAACTGTTTCATTTGAAGGTGCGGTGACGGCGGTTATAGAAGTGGGTTATCTCAATGATCCCGGCGATAAGGTTTCCAAATTGTTGGAAATGGTTTCGGACAATGTTGCCGTTGCCATCGTGGCTGCACATGCGCGTGAGACCACCAATGAGCTGCTCGAAAAAACCCAGCTGCAAGCGGAAGAACTCGAAAGCCAGCAGGAAGAACTGCGGGTTACGAACGAGGAACTCATGCGCCAGACGCAGCTTTTGCAGGTTTCGGAAGAAGAATTGCGGGTGCAGCAGGAAGAGTTGAAACAAATTAATACTGAGCTGGAAGAAAAAGCTTTTATGCTGGAAGAGCAAAAAAGCACCATTGAGGAAGCGCGTGATCAGATACAGATCAAAGCCGACGAACTCGAAAAAAGCGGCAGGTTCAAAAGCGAATTTCTGGCGAATATGAGCCATGAGCTCAGGACCCCATTGAACAGTATTCTCATCCTTTCCAGAATCCTGGGCGAAAACAAAGGAGCGAGGCTCAACGAAGAAGAACAGCGCTATGCTTCTGTAATTTTCAATTCTGGCAATGATCTGCTGACATTGATCAATGACATTCTCGATCTTGCAAAAGTAGAATCGGGTAAGATAGAGCTGATGCACGAGCATGTAAGCACCGAACTTTTGTTATCCGAGGTCAGGAACACATTTCAGAAAATAGCGGAGAACAAAGGACTGGAACTGAAAATTGAAAAATCTGAGTCTTGCCCTGACACACTGTTTTTGGATCAGGTCAGATTGTTGCAGATCATTCGGAACCTTGTTTCCAATGCTGTAAAATTCACCTCGGCGCCGGGCACAGTTTCGTTGAATATCAGACAAGAAGCGTCACATTTGTTTTTCGAAGTTTCGGACACCGGCATCGGGATCGCGCCTGAAAAGCAGCAGTCCATTTTCGAAGCTTTCCAGCAGGCCGACGGCTCTACCAGCCGGAAATATGGCGGAACGGGACTGGGACTTTCCATCAGCCGTGAGCTCGCTAATTTATTCAAAGGCTCCATTTCTCTAAGAAGTGAAGCAGGAGTAGGATCAACATTCACATTAAAAATACCCGTACAAGATCAGGAGCCGACTTCGGAAGCCGCAGTGATGCCTCTTGAAATGGTTGAAATCCAGAAGCCGGTGGCAAAAGTGCCGGAGCATGAGAACGGCAAAGAATACCGGTTGCTACTGGTTGAAGATGATGAGATTTTTGCGGCGGATATGTCGTCCAAAGCACGGGATAGCGGATTTGAAGTAGTAGTAGCCGACACGGGCAGGAAAGCCATGGAGCTGGTGCAGAGTTTCCGGCCCACGGCCATCATTCTGGATATGCACTTGCCCGATATGTCCGGGGATGAAGTTTTGAAAGAACTGAAAGCAGACCCAAAAACAAGTCTCATTCCTGTTCACACGGTTTCTTCGGGTTCCTATCTGGACATGGATATGGTCAAGGAAGGAGCAATCGGATTTATGCAAAAGCCCGTGGACGAGAAATCGGCGGAGCATATATTTACTTTGCTGAAACTGGAATCCGGCAAGACCGAAAAGCAAAAGATCCTGCTCGTTGAAGACGATCAGTATCAGAGCAAGTATCTGGGAGATTTCCTGACTGCGAACAACATTTTTGTGCTATATGCATTTTCAGCAGCCGAAGCATTAGAGATACTTAATACAAAAACGGTCGACGGCATCATTCTGGATATCCGGCTTTCGGACATGAATGGCCTCGATTTGCTGGACGAGATCAAGAAGCATTCAGTTTGGAGCGCAGTGCCTGTTGTGATTAACACAGCGGAGGATCTGGACCAGGCGGACCTAACACGTGTAATGAAATACGCGCATCCGGTCGTGATGAAAACCAAGAAGTCGAATGAGCGGTTGTTGGATGAAGTAAAATTATTCCTGAAAAACATTCAGCCCAAAACATTCAAAGGACCTGAGAAACGGGATGCATTCAGCAATCCGGTAGTCCATTCCGAGAATGTTTTCGTAGGTAAAAAAATACTGGTCGCTGACGACGATATGCGCAATATATTCGCTTTGAGCGCGGTGCTCGAAGAGTCGGGTTTCAAGATCGAAATCGCTACGAACGGCCGGGAAGCCATTGAGAAACTGGAAGATACACCCGAAATTGATCTCGTTCTGATGGACGTAATGATGCCGGAAATGGATGGGATAGAGGCGACGAGAAAGATCAGGGAAGTGCCCAGATGGGCCAACCTGCCCATCATTGCGGTAACGGCCAAGGCGATGCAGGGCGATAGGGAACAATGTCTTGCGGCAGGTGCCAATGACTATATTTCCAAACCTGTGGACGTGGATAAGTTGCTGTCATTAATTAAAGTGTGGCTGCATTCAGCCTGA
- a CDS encoding UvrD-helicase domain-containing protein: MFKVYSSSAGSGKTYTLTKEYLKLALHSNSETYFRHILAVTFTNAAANEMKDRILLMLRIFSDFFNSDADPHPMLRDVVTEMYPDTLQDQELFQGACQLIAGRAQLVFRQILHRYSDFSVMTIDKFTQRLISSFTDELGIPFIFETQLDSDLLDDAVDRLLARIGQDGEEVLTEIVERYYRENAEEGKSWGTLPMQIRGTAGTLLSEQSYMQMKRVEDLKMQDWIAIRNQMRAFVREREAHLAKLSKHAFELIQSTFLTEKDFHQSGRGIYGYFRDRAEGKKIWAEPNSYVYKTIGEGVWYGAKAPVLIKDEIEKVRTDLENYFHQIENIRTSETQKITLYGQLDRHIYNLSLLGEIRKEFDALLKQNNQVHISDFNRKIVEIVAREPVPFIFERLGERYNHILVDEFQDTSKLQFANLLPLIENALSGGFFNLIVGDAKQSIYRFRGGDMDLILHLATSQVMALANVLGNSSYNAERLLSLDNYLDVNHLKVNRRSRREITDFNNNFFAFVAETVGAENVLIQDVYDQNFQQEIPDNVPNGGHVEIEFLELHEENDETEEIGATDSIVRRSLELVNELKMQGYDWRDMAILCRKKREATALASTLKEAGLPLISDDALSLGYSRSVHFIISFMKVLLSSDHRLARYEAAYLFHHVVRRENPAASEYEQIRILCEESGLDTFLEYFKKWNINLSSFRMRQLSVFELSEQLMQRFGLFANHFENEYLFRFLDVVMDFGNRKSNHLGDFLTYWESARHKLSITIPDETNAIRITTIHKSKGLEYPVVIVPYAHWKVTPNAKLDRLWLDLDDVDYDELALANQPEKKLRSSMVSVVKDLENTVVATQYTDERTRTLVENLNLLYVAFTRPVQRLYILAKRERKWESGQQVSNWLQSYLAQEGVEPAWNESESRYVIANGHSEPMHAHRKSDAQPFVLNHILSNDRTESLRLRRMADRIFDVETFEPKHDRLQKIRYLLTRLKTISDLPLALDRLVGEGIFTKAETAAIEAQTRDLLSDPELSNLYQDTGKVQTNRELLIPGGKLLHIDRVVEQTNGEFIFMSFVGGSNADEPRRHLRKLIKTYDGAGKKSRGVLITLENELVEWVTAKSSE; this comes from the coding sequence GTGTTTAAGGTTTATAGTTCATCGGCAGGGTCGGGGAAGACGTATACGCTTACCAAGGAGTATCTTAAACTTGCCCTGCACTCCAATTCAGAGACTTATTTCAGGCATATATTAGCTGTCACATTCACGAATGCGGCAGCTAATGAAATGAAAGACCGCATCCTGCTTATGCTGCGGATCTTTTCAGATTTCTTCAATTCGGATGCCGATCCACATCCCATGCTCCGTGATGTGGTAACGGAAATGTATCCCGATACGCTTCAAGATCAAGAACTTTTCCAAGGTGCGTGCCAGCTGATCGCCGGTCGCGCGCAACTCGTTTTCAGACAGATCCTGCATCGCTATTCCGATTTTTCGGTCATGACGATCGATAAGTTTACACAACGGCTTATCAGCAGTTTTACCGATGAACTTGGGATCCCGTTTATTTTTGAAACACAGCTGGACAGTGATTTGCTGGACGACGCCGTAGACCGCCTGCTCGCACGTATCGGGCAGGATGGCGAAGAGGTGCTCACAGAGATCGTTGAAAGATATTATCGCGAAAATGCCGAGGAAGGGAAAAGCTGGGGCACACTACCCATGCAAATCCGCGGGACTGCTGGCACTTTGCTGAGTGAGCAAAGTTACATGCAGATGAAGCGGGTGGAGGATCTTAAAATGCAGGATTGGATCGCCATACGCAACCAGATGCGCGCATTCGTTCGCGAGCGTGAGGCGCATTTGGCGAAACTTTCGAAGCATGCATTTGAATTGATACAATCCACTTTTCTTACTGAAAAAGATTTTCACCAGAGCGGGAGAGGCATTTATGGTTACTTCCGGGACAGGGCCGAAGGGAAGAAAATTTGGGCAGAACCAAATTCCTACGTTTACAAAACCATCGGAGAAGGGGTTTGGTATGGCGCCAAGGCCCCAGTCTTAATTAAAGACGAAATTGAGAAGGTTAGGACAGACCTGGAAAATTATTTTCACCAGATCGAGAACATCCGGACTTCCGAAACGCAGAAAATTACGCTTTACGGACAGCTGGACAGGCACATTTATAACCTGTCGCTGCTGGGTGAGATCAGGAAGGAATTTGATGCGCTTTTGAAACAAAATAACCAGGTTCACATTTCAGACTTCAATCGAAAGATCGTCGAAATCGTTGCCAGGGAGCCTGTCCCATTTATTTTCGAGCGGTTAGGAGAGCGCTATAACCATATTTTGGTCGATGAGTTTCAGGACACATCCAAGCTGCAATTCGCCAATTTGCTTCCGCTGATTGAGAATGCATTATCAGGCGGTTTTTTCAATCTGATCGTAGGAGATGCCAAGCAATCAATTTACAGGTTCCGGGGCGGTGATATGGACCTTATTTTACATCTCGCCACCAGCCAGGTGATGGCGCTGGCGAATGTGTTGGGGAACAGTTCGTATAATGCCGAGCGGTTACTCAGCCTGGATAATTATCTGGATGTAAATCATTTGAAAGTCAACCGGCGCAGCCGTCGGGAGATTACGGATTTCAATAACAACTTCTTTGCCTTCGTTGCCGAAACGGTCGGCGCGGAGAATGTGCTTATCCAGGATGTCTATGATCAGAATTTCCAGCAGGAAATTCCAGATAATGTGCCGAATGGCGGCCATGTTGAAATTGAGTTTCTCGAACTGCATGAGGAAAACGACGAGACGGAAGAGATCGGAGCCACCGACAGCATTGTCAGGCGTTCTTTGGAACTGGTGAATGAGTTGAAAATGCAAGGTTACGACTGGCGTGACATGGCTATTTTGTGCAGAAAAAAAAGGGAAGCAACTGCCCTGGCCAGCACACTTAAAGAAGCAGGATTACCCTTGATATCGGACGATGCGCTTTCCTTAGGCTATTCCAGATCGGTGCATTTTATCATTTCCTTTATGAAAGTGCTGCTTAGCTCCGACCACCGGTTGGCGCGTTACGAGGCAGCTTATTTATTTCATCACGTCGTCAGGAGAGAGAATCCGGCAGCGAGTGAATACGAGCAGATACGCATTTTGTGCGAAGAGAGTGGTTTGGATACATTTTTGGAATATTTTAAAAAATGGAACATTAACCTGAGTTCATTCAGAATGCGGCAATTGTCCGTGTTCGAATTGAGCGAGCAGCTGATGCAGCGTTTCGGATTGTTTGCAAACCATTTCGAGAACGAATATCTGTTCCGTTTTCTGGATGTGGTGATGGATTTTGGAAACAGAAAAAGCAATCACCTCGGCGATTTCCTTACTTATTGGGAATCGGCAAGGCATAAGCTTTCTATAACAATCCCAGACGAAACCAATGCCATCCGCATTACAACCATTCATAAATCGAAAGGTTTGGAGTATCCTGTGGTGATCGTGCCCTATGCACATTGGAAAGTGACGCCTAATGCCAAGCTCGACCGCCTATGGCTCGATCTGGATGATGTCGATTATGATGAACTTGCATTGGCCAATCAGCCCGAAAAAAAGCTGAGGAGCTCAATGGTCTCAGTCGTGAAAGACCTTGAAAACACCGTCGTTGCCACGCAGTATACAGATGAGCGTACACGCACATTGGTTGAAAATCTGAATTTGTTATATGTCGCTTTCACGCGTCCCGTGCAGCGATTGTATATCCTGGCCAAACGCGAAAGAAAGTGGGAATCGGGACAGCAGGTTAGCAACTGGCTGCAAAGTTATCTGGCGCAGGAGGGTGTTGAGCCTGCCTGGAATGAAAGTGAGTCCAGATACGTCATCGCTAATGGCCATAGCGAACCCATGCACGCGCATAGGAAGTCTGATGCACAGCCATTTGTATTGAATCACATTCTTAGTAATGATCGTACGGAATCCTTGCGCCTCAGAAGAATGGCAGACAGGATCTTCGATGTGGAAACATTCGAACCCAAACATGACCGTTTACAAAAAATACGTTACCTCTTAACCCGCCTCAAAACCATTTCCGACCTGCCACTTGCCTTGGACCGGCTGGTAGGCGAGGGGATTTTTACCAAAGCAGAAACAGCAGCGATTGAGGCACAAACCAGGGATTTATTGAGCGATCCCGAGCTGTCAAATCTTTATCAGGATACTGGTAAGGTGCAGACAAACAGAGAGTTATTAATACCAGGAGGCAAGTTGCTGCACATTGACCGGGTTGTAGAGCAAACGAACGGCGAGTTCATTTTCATGTCGTTCGTGGGGGGAAGCAATGCCGACGAGCCGCGCAGGCATTTGCGGAAGCTGATCAAAACATACGATGGCGCGGGCAAGAAGTCTCGCGGTGTGCTGATCACGCTGGAAAATGAACTGGTTGAATGGGTTACCGCAAAATCGAGCGAATAG
- the hisC gene encoding histidinol-phosphate transaminase, translating to MKNTFDLTKILRPHILSLAPYSSARDEYTGHSGIFLDANENPYGSVTEENYNRYPDPYQSEIKQKLAPIKNIDIDRIFLGNGSDEPIDLLTRATCTPGQDHVIILPPTYGMYEVSASIHDVIIDKVSLTTDYQIDVEAVLNAVTPKTKIIWICSPNNPTGNVMQADAISAILESFDGLVVVDEAYIDFTDTPSWIQHLDQYPNLVVLQTFSKAWGLAGIRVGMCFASPELIRILNKIKPPYNISLPAQKALLEGLEGIDKKDKMIAEILKERTSLCNMLTDLSLVIKVHATDANFLLVQFDEAKAIMDYLISEEIIVRDRSRIHLCDGCLRITVGTQEENEALIDSLKKYQAKSVTV from the coding sequence ATGAAAAATACATTTGACCTTACTAAAATTCTTCGTCCGCATATACTTTCACTAGCGCCCTATTCGTCGGCAAGGGATGAATACACAGGACATTCAGGTATTTTCCTGGATGCGAATGAAAACCCTTACGGCTCGGTGACGGAAGAAAATTACAACCGTTATCCCGATCCTTACCAGTCTGAAATCAAACAGAAGCTTGCGCCAATCAAGAACATTGATATCGACCGTATTTTCTTGGGAAATGGAAGCGATGAGCCGATAGATCTGCTGACAAGAGCAACCTGCACACCTGGTCAGGACCACGTGATTATCTTGCCGCCCACTTATGGAATGTATGAAGTAAGTGCTTCCATTCACGACGTCATCATTGATAAAGTGTCATTAACGACAGATTATCAGATTGATGTGGAAGCGGTGCTTAATGCAGTGACGCCGAAAACCAAGATTATCTGGATCTGCTCACCAAACAATCCAACCGGCAATGTTATGCAGGCCGACGCCATCTCGGCTATCCTCGAAAGTTTCGACGGGCTGGTGGTTGTGGACGAAGCTTACATTGATTTTACAGACACACCTTCATGGATACAACACCTGGATCAATACCCGAATCTGGTGGTGCTCCAGACATTCTCTAAGGCGTGGGGATTAGCCGGGATCCGCGTGGGAATGTGCTTCGCCAGCCCGGAGCTGATCCGCATTTTGAACAAGATCAAACCGCCTTATAATATCAGCCTGCCAGCTCAGAAAGCGCTATTGGAAGGTTTGGAAGGAATTGATAAAAAAGATAAAATGATCGCAGAAATTCTCAAAGAAAGGACTTCTCTGTGTAACATGTTAACGGATTTATCGTTGGTGATAAAAGTGCATGCAACTGATGCCAATTTTCTACTGGTGCAATTCGATGAAGCAAAGGCAATCATGGATTATCTGATCAGCGAAGAGATCATTGTCAGGGACAGGTCTCGGATTCATCTTTGTGACGGTTGTTTGAGAATTACAGTTGGCACGCAGGAAGAAAATGAAGCATTAATCGACTCTTTGAAGAAATATCAAGCAAAAAGCGTGACGGTGTAG
- a CDS encoding RES family NAD+ phosphorylase, translating into MELFRITRTIYKDDLTGIGAFHHGGRWNSPGRPMLYASSHRSLAMLEVLVHASRSTPPPDYVVAVLFVPDDIKSLAAYTVEDWKQDPQWSKSVGDDWLEDSKSLLLRVPSVVVNSEYNYLINPSHPAASEVKVIHIEPFEFDKRLFFFSKK; encoded by the coding sequence ATGGAGCTATTTAGGATTACACGCACTATTTATAAAGACGATTTGACTGGGATTGGCGCTTTTCACCATGGTGGAAGGTGGAACTCGCCCGGCAGACCAATGCTCTATGCGTCCTCACACAGGTCGCTTGCTATGCTGGAAGTGCTGGTTCATGCCAGCCGGTCCACGCCGCCTCCAGACTATGTTGTTGCGGTGCTTTTTGTGCCTGATGACATTAAATCACTCGCTGCATACACTGTGGAAGACTGGAAACAGGATCCGCAATGGAGCAAGTCGGTGGGTGACGATTGGCTGGAAGACAGCAAGTCGTTGCTATTGAGAGTTCCGTCGGTGGTGGTGAATTCGGAGTATAATTATTTAATCAATCCGTCGCATCCTGCTGCCAGTGAAGTGAAAGTGATTCATATTGAGCCATTTGAATTTGACAAACGACTATTCTTTTTTTCAAAAAAGTAA
- a CDS encoding antitoxin Xre/MbcA/ParS toxin-binding domain-containing protein, translating to MTAYMVNERLGGYGILKHAVKNDFDLAYLAANGVPKASIQHLADSVGMDVKDIIALLPVTSRNLQRYNDVDLLSNVVSDHLISLADLFSIGVRVLGKEYFLDWLNNEIPALGQEKPISFLRTHAGIELIKTELGRIEHGIFA from the coding sequence ATGACAGCATACATGGTTAATGAACGGCTCGGAGGTTATGGCATTCTGAAGCATGCTGTAAAGAATGATTTCGATCTTGCTTACCTTGCAGCAAATGGCGTGCCGAAAGCATCCATTCAGCATCTTGCGGATTCCGTAGGCATGGATGTGAAAGATATCATTGCATTATTGCCTGTAACATCCCGCAACCTGCAACGTTACAATGATGTGGATCTGCTTAGCAATGTTGTTTCAGATCATCTCATTTCGCTTGCAGATCTCTTTTCAATAGGAGTTCGGGTGCTAGGTAAAGAATATTTTCTGGATTGGCTCAACAATGAAATTCCTGCTTTGGGGCAGGAGAAACCCATCAGTTTTCTGCGTACACACGCAGGCATAGAACTGATTAAAACAGAGTTGGGACGAATCGAACACGGTATTTTTGCTTAA
- the hisD gene encoding histidinol dehydrogenase, whose product MNIVPFPERDQWPALLARPVQEAQDIEAKVNPILDKVRKEGDEGIKELALKFDKTVLDNIAFTEAELSGAADKLDETLKEAIGQAYQNIYKFHEAQLQPAEKIETMPGVTCWRKSVGIEKVGIYIPGGSAPLFSTVLMLGIPAKIAGCKEVVLCTPSDHPAILYAAQLVGVTKAFRIGGAQAIAAMAYGTESVPKVYKIFGPGNQYVTTAKMLVSKEGIAIDMPAGPSEVAVYADDSAIPAFVAADLLSQAEHGPDSQVLLVSTSKKLLSAVNLTLSSQMDKLPRRDLAAQSIANSKAILLDNEEDAIDLLNQYAAEHLILSVENAEAVSEQIVNAGSIFLGNYTPESCGDYASGTNHTLPTNGYARAYSGVSVDSFVKKITIQNITKEGIRQIGPVVEAMAAAESLDAHKKAVSIRLKSLL is encoded by the coding sequence ATGAATATTGTTCCATTTCCTGAAAGAGATCAATGGCCCGCATTGCTGGCCCGCCCCGTTCAGGAAGCACAGGATATCGAAGCAAAAGTAAATCCGATCCTCGATAAGGTAAGGAAAGAAGGTGACGAAGGCATTAAGGAACTGGCGCTGAAATTCGATAAAACAGTGCTGGATAACATTGCTTTCACAGAAGCAGAATTGAGTGGCGCTGCTGACAAGTTGGATGAGACTTTAAAGGAAGCGATCGGACAGGCTTATCAGAACATTTACAAATTTCACGAAGCCCAGCTCCAACCGGCCGAAAAGATTGAAACCATGCCGGGCGTAACTTGCTGGCGTAAAAGTGTTGGGATTGAGAAAGTTGGAATATACATTCCCGGCGGTTCCGCGCCATTGTTCAGCACTGTATTAATGCTTGGAATCCCTGCCAAAATTGCGGGTTGTAAGGAAGTTGTGTTATGCACGCCTTCGGATCATCCGGCGATTTTATATGCAGCGCAGTTAGTGGGCGTTACCAAAGCATTTCGGATAGGAGGGGCGCAGGCGATTGCGGCAATGGCTTATGGAACGGAATCTGTTCCAAAGGTTTACAAGATTTTTGGACCTGGTAATCAGTATGTTACCACTGCTAAAATGCTGGTCAGCAAGGAAGGCATCGCCATTGACATGCCTGCCGGACCATCGGAAGTTGCCGTTTATGCGGATGATAGCGCCATTCCTGCATTTGTAGCCGCTGATCTTTTATCCCAGGCCGAGCACGGTCCGGACAGCCAGGTGTTGCTTGTTTCGACCAGCAAAAAGCTCTTATCAGCTGTCAATCTCACATTATCCTCACAAATGGACAAGCTCCCCAGACGCGATCTGGCTGCTCAATCCATTGCCAACAGCAAAGCCATTCTGCTCGACAACGAGGAGGATGCCATTGATCTGCTAAACCAATATGCAGCCGAACATTTAATATTAAGTGTTGAGAATGCAGAAGCGGTTTCAGAACAAATAGTCAATGCGGGCTCAATATTCCTGGGCAATTATACACCTGAATCATGCGGTGATTACGCCTCAGGCACCAATCACACATTACCCACCAATGGCTACGCACGTGCATATAGCGGCGTCTCTGTTGATAGTTTTGTAAAAAAAATCACCATTCAGAACATTACTAAGGAAGGAATCCGGCAAATTGGCCCCGTTGTGGAAGCCATGGCAGCAGCCGAGTCACTGGATGCACATAAGAAAGCAGTTAGCATCAGGCTGAAAAGTCTTTTGTAG
- the hisG gene encoding ATP phosphoribosyltransferase, whose translation MNDNILRIAIQKSGRLSEDSLKLIKECGIRFDNGAGKLKTDATNFPAQILFLRDDDIPGYVEDGVAHLGIVGENVSEESNRDVDTVHKLGFSKCRLSIGVLREHDYNNVSDLEGKSIATTYPRLLEKYLSSNNVKAQIHEISGSVEIAPSIGLADAVCDIVSSGSTLLSNGLKEVETIFRSEAVMIASKHLSEVQKDLLDQLLFRIKSVQVAKNNKYILLNCPTSAVESITKFLPGMRAPTILPLATEGWCSLHSVINENEFWENIEKIRQAGAEGILVIPIEKMIL comes from the coding sequence ATGAATGACAACATATTAAGAATTGCAATACAAAAATCCGGAAGGTTGAGTGAAGACTCTTTAAAATTGATCAAAGAGTGTGGGATCAGGTTTGATAATGGTGCCGGAAAGTTGAAAACCGACGCTACAAATTTTCCTGCTCAAATCCTTTTCTTGCGGGACGATGATATTCCTGGATATGTTGAGGACGGCGTGGCGCATTTGGGTATCGTAGGTGAGAATGTTTCTGAAGAGTCAAATCGGGACGTGGATACGGTTCACAAGCTGGGTTTCTCGAAATGCAGATTGTCAATCGGCGTTCTACGCGAGCACGATTACAACAACGTATCTGACCTTGAAGGAAAGAGCATTGCTACGACTTATCCGCGTTTGTTGGAGAAATATCTGAGTTCGAATAATGTGAAAGCCCAAATCCACGAAATTAGCGGATCGGTTGAAATTGCGCCCAGCATTGGTTTGGCAGACGCTGTTTGTGACATTGTAAGTTCCGGCAGCACACTTTTGAGCAACGGCTTGAAAGAGGTGGAAACCATTTTCCGCTCAGAGGCGGTCATGATTGCAAGCAAGCATCTTTCGGAGGTGCAAAAGGATCTTTTGGATCAATTGCTTTTCCGGATCAAGTCTGTTCAGGTTGCGAAGAATAACAAATATATTTTGCTCAACTGCCCCACCAGCGCTGTGGAGAGCATTACGAAGTTTCTGCCCGGAATGCGTGCCCCAACGATCCTGCCGCTGGCCACAGAAGGTTGGTGTTCCTTGCATTCGGTGATCAATGAAAATGAGTTTTGGGAAAATATCGAGAAAATCAGACAGGCTGGTGCAGAGGGGATTCTGGTTATTCCAATTGAAAAAATGATCTTATAA